attaataatatcataaaagAATATTCTATAATAACACATCGAATACGGaaaaagtacaaaaaaaaaataacataaaagaaTATTCTATAATAACACATCGAATACGGaaaaagtacaaaaaaaaaaaataacataaaagaaTATTCTATTGATCATTACCCTTCAACCGGgttattttattctattccaCCTCTTAGAAAGAAAcgaacttaaataaaaatacacttaACCCTTCAACCGGgttattttattctattccacctcttagaaagaaaagaacttaaataaaaatacacttaATAGCATGGCGATACATTTATACAAAACTTCTTCACGAAATCGTTTGATTTATGGACAGCATCATTGTAGTACAGGCCGTACTAATATCATAAAAGAATATTCGATAATAACACATCGAATACGGAAAAAGTACaaacaaaataacataaaagaatatcttttttaaattctcaaaaaataacaataaactGCAAAACATGGAGGTTGCTTTACAATGACGTATCGATCatttatactaaaatatttagTGCCGTTCTgtctaaaaataatgaattcggCCGTTGTGACCGGACTTTATTATGGATTTTTGACCACATTCTGCATAGGGCCCTCTTATCTCTTCATTATTCGAGCCCGGGTTAGGAACGAAGGGACCGAGATGGTAGTATCAGCAACAACCGGGTTTATTACGGGATACCTCATTATGTTTATATCAATCTATTATGCGCCTTTGCATTTAGCATTGAATAGACCTCATACAATAACTGTCCTAATTCTACCatatattttctttcatttcgtagagaaaaataataaatacttctATTCGGATCCCAGATACGATAATGCAAATTCAATACATAAATTCAATATTGTTAAAGAATTCTTTACCAATTTTTTGTTTCAGTTAATAAACCCTCTTCTTTTCCaaagttcaattttaataaGATTACTGCAGATTTGTCTCTTTCGGTCCAACAATAAATTGTTATTCTTAACAAGTAGTTTTGTTGGTTGGTTAATTGGTCACAtatttttgatgaaattaatggGATTCCCAATAGTCTGGTTCCAGCAAAAAGGTTCGATCAAATCTAAGCTAACTAAGCTAATTATGGGATTTGATAAATACATTCTCTTACAATTGCGATATTATGGGGGTCAAATATTTGTAGTTTTTGTCTTTGTTATCTTTCTTCACTATTTAGGCAGAATACCGGCTCCTTATTTTTATCGTAATACTACTGGTACTGCGAAAATCGCAGAACAAGACGATGAGGATCAGGATGAGGATCAGGATGAGGATCAGGATGAGGATATGGATATGGATGCTAAAAGCGAAATCGATGTTCAAAGAAAAGCAAAAgcagaaaatatttttagttatctTTTTTcggaaaaagataaaatttttgACAACATTAAGGAATCGGATCAAAACTTGCAATTGGGAAAACCCATTGTAACTACTCTTTTCGATTATCAACGATGGATTCGGCCATTgcgatatataaaaaatttgcaCTTTGAAAACGTTGTAAGAGATgaaaattcacaatttttttttcatatatgtaAAAGTGATGGAAAAGAACGAATCTCTTTCACGTATCCACCTAGTTTATCTATTTTTCAGAAAatgatggaaaaaaaaatgaatctcttcacaaaagataaaatctccaataatgataatgataatgataatgaattgTCTAATTTTTGGAGCTACAatcataatgaaaaaaaaaagaaactaatcaatgaattttttaaaagggcCCAATTTCTAGATAAGAACTATAAGAATTTGAGTCCTCCGGATGTATTTGCAAACTCAGTTAGATTGTGTAATGATGACatggaaaataaatatttaactaaaatatatgATCCTTTTTTGAATGGACGTTTTCGCGGAGAAATCAAAAAAAACTTTTCACCACCAGAAAGAAATTCCATTTTCGTAAATAAGATTCACGGTCTCCTTCTTTCTAGTAATACTAATGATCCAGAATTGGAACAGAAAATTGATCCAGAATTGGAACAGAAAATTGATCCAGAATTGGAACAGAAAATAGATCGATTTGATAGAAAATTTTTATTCAAtgaatttggttttttttttaatgtaatcaATAAATTTTCAGAAAAACCAGTATCAAGTTTAAATTTTGacagattttatttatttccagAACATgaacaagtaaaaaaatattccgaagaaaaaaaaataaaaaaagaattctTATTCGACGCAATTAGAACTGATGAGAAGAATAAAACCATTTTTAATAGCACAAATTGTACTGAAATAAACGAAATCGAGAAAGAAGTTCCTCGATGGTCATACAAGTTAATTGACGAAGTGCAGCAACTGACGGAAAGCTCAGCAGCGGAGGCTGAGATTCGTTGTGCAAGAGCGGAACGTGTAGTTGTTTTTAGTGCTCAAACAGAGTCACTGGATTTCcgtattaaaaataaacataagtCGAATATTGATGACAATGGGAATTCGCCTAAATTGCACCCAGAGACGGAATTTTCTCTAGTAAAATATTCACGCGAACCGGATTTCAACCGAGGGATAATTAAAGGATCTATGCGCCCTCAAAGGCGTAAAACAGTTACTTGGAAATTCTTTCAAAGTAATGCCCATTCTCCAACTTTTTTGGAGATAATAGATGACTACCCGTTCTTTTTTGGTGAGCTTTATGATGATATATTGCAATATTGGAAAGAATATTTCAGGAAACCTGGTACGGACAATTCGGAATTTTTGGCTTTTCAGAAAAGGATGGAACACAAACACAAAGAGGAAAACAAAGACGAGGCTGAAAGCAGACTTAACGAAATAGAAGAATCCTGGGAAAGCATTTTATATGGTCTAAGAATTAGAAGTTTTGTATTACTATTCCAATCAAATCttagaaaatatattatattaccTTCATTGATAATAACGAAAAATATCATTCGTATCCTTTTATTGCAAGACCCCGAATGGTTAGAAGATATTAGCGATTGGAGAAAAGAAGTGCATATAAAATGCACCTATCAGGGCGTTCCAGTATCTGACAAGAAATTGCCAAAAGACTGGTTTTATGACGGTATTCAGATAAGGATCTTATCTCCTTTTGTTCTGAAACCTTGGCACAAATCTAAGGTACGATCTACTGAAAAAACAGAAGATccactgaaaaaaaaaaaaagatcgactaaaaaaaaaaacttatggtTTTTAACAGCTTATGGAACACAAATAGAATCGTACCTTGATTATCATGTCCCAAATCCATTTGCATTTTTGGGTcccatttttaaaaaaataacaaaatactgGAAAAAAGATTTGAAAAAGCGTTTTTTTCTAGTTGCAGATGTTTTGCATCAAGGAAAAGACTGGTTTCGAACCATGTTAGAAAACATAGAAAAGTTTAAGATGGAAAGTTTTCTTAAAAGTTGTCTATTTGGGGTGCAAAAAAGCGATGAATTAACTGAAGAAAGTACAACAAATTCAATAATAAGTACGAATAGCCCAATGATTGGGGAATCACCCGTTATAATTGAATCTATCAATTTGACAAATTCTTCATTCACAGAAACAAGGATAAAAGATCTTAATGTTAAAACAACCagaataataaaacaaatagaaaaaatgACAGAAGAAATGAcagaagaaaacaaagaggagATTATAACTTCAGAGAAAAATTTGAATTCGAACAAACTAACTTATGATGGTAAAAGATTAGAATTACAAAAAAATCTTTtccaaatattaaaaagaagaaCTGTTCGATTAATCCGTAAATCCTAttcttttttacaaattttcatGAAAAGGATATACATAGATATCCTTTTATATATCATTAGTATTCCTAGGATCCATGGACAACGTTTTCTCGATTTTCTTGAATCAATTTTCAATGTAAATAAATCTATTtccaataaaaaacaaaatgaacaaacatttgataaaaaaaatccaattccTCTTATGTCGAGTATAGACAAATATTGCAATATTACGAATCTAAATTCAGAGAATTCTTGTGACGTACCTTATTTGTCACAAGGATATGTATTTTCTAAATTAGCACAAATCCAAGTTAGTAATGAATATAAGTATAAGTTCAGGTCTATTTTTGAATCTCATGAACATGAAAGATCTATTTTTCTTAAGGATGAAATAAAGAATTATTTTTCGAGAATACGGGCAATATCCGATTCTAAATTAGGACATAATAAACTTCGCGATTCTGCAATGAATCAATGGACAAGTTGGTTAAAGATTCATTATCAATATGATTTACCTCTGAACATATGGTCGAAATTAGGATCAAAAAAATGGAGAAATAAAATCAATGAACATCGTGTGGctcaaaataaagatttaattgaatatgattcATATGGAAAAAGTCAATTAAGTCTTTACACAAAACAACAAGTAGacttattagaaaaaaaaaaaaaaactcaaaaacaatATAGATATGATCTTTTCTCTTATCAATTTCTGAATTATGTAGATAATAAAAAAGCATCTATTTTTGGATATAGACCACCATTGCAAGCAAACAAAAACCAAGCGATTTCTTATAATTACAACACGTCTAAAAACGAATTATTTGCTACAATAAGCAATATCTGTATCAAAAATTATATAGTAAAAGATGATATTAATGATATAGTAAAAGATGATATTAATGATATAGTAGAAGATGATATTAATGATATAGTAGAAGATGATATTAATGATATAGTAGAAGATGATATTAGAGATATAGTAGAAGATgatattagagaaaaaaaaaaaaatctggaGAGAAAGTATTTAAGGAGGATAAGGGAtgtaaaaatcaagaaaaagaCCATACGGAAACGGAAACCGAATCCGAGATCTTGgttcttttcaaaattaaatatattatataatgcATATAAGAAGAATCCTTGGATCGTACCaagaaaatcactttttttgcAGTTTTATGGAAAAGAAGTAAAAGGCGTTACTAATGACTTAGCGTTAGGAACTAAAGAATACGCGAGTGGAAAAGATCTTAACTTATCTCTCTCAAGgttttttggaaaaacaaacgATGAAACTTTGGTAAATCGAACCCAAAAGGATATAAAGGCAGAACGAGATTTCTTACTAGACAAATATTTGGGTTTTTATTTAAACTGTGATACTGATTTCCAAGAAAGCATGATGAATAATATCAACTTCTATTGTCTCCTATTtagattgaaaaaaatgaaaaaattttttataaagtctATTAAACAGGGAGACCTAGATATAGAGTCTATGATTCTTGTTAATAATCCTACGGATTTCGCTACTACAGAATGTAGGGACAATACCGAATTGTTTGATAAACTTACGTTTGTTATTGAACCTGTTCGCGTGTCTAGAAAAAATTTggaacaattttttatatatcaaaccATAAGTCTACCGTTGATTCATAAGAGTAGGCGcgatattttaaaaagaaactcGAATAAAAGTCGTGTTGATCAAaagataagaaaaaataaagataaaaatcatTATGATTTGCTTGTTCCTGAAAATCTTTTTTCCACTAGACGCCGTAGAGAATTGAGAATTCTAATTTCTTTGAATTCTAGAAAGGCTTTGcatagaaagagaaaaaattacaatgagaataaaataaataatttttctcaagTTTTGGCTAAAAATAACGATTTTGATAGCGaaacaaaaaaactaatgaatttgaaattatttcttTGGCCAAATTATCGATTAGAAGATTTAGCTTGTATGAATCGCTATTGGTTTGATACCCATAATGGAAGTCGTTTCAGTCTATTAAGGATACGTATGTATCCTCGATTGAAAATTTGATCGATAATCTATATTTCTCTTCTATTTACCCTTATCCTAATATTTCTCGTAACATATCCGCTATCTGATATAcgaacatatatatatatatataaattataatatataatttatatatatatatatataattataataataaaaaaaaaaaaagaaattcagAATTGTTAagtaaattaagatttttttatatacaaaattcaaaattcgtGTCATTACTATTACTgatcaataaaaatatctaccAAAAAGCAGGGGGAGAGAAAAGCTTTCATTtcattttatgataaaaaatttatttataccttttatttcacaaaaaaaaaaagaagaagaaaacccGGGATCAGTTGAATTTCAAGTAGTCAATTTCACTAATAAAATACGAAAACTTACTTCACATTTTAAATTACACCCAAAAGACTATTTATCTCAAAGAGGTTTACGTAAAATTCTGGGAAAACGGCAAGGA
The genomic region above belongs to Cicer arietinum cultivar CDC Frontier isolate Library 1 unplaced genomic scaffold, Cicar.CDCFrontier_v2.0 Ca_scaffold_5768_v2.0, whole genome shotgun sequence and contains:
- the LOC140919165 gene encoding protein TIC 214-like, which translates into the protein MTYRSFILKYLVPFCLKIMNSAVVTGLYYGFLTTFCIGPSYLFIIRARVRNEGTEMVVSATTGFITGYLIMFISIYYAPLHLALNRPHTITVLILPYIFFHFVEKNNKYFYSDPRYDNANSIHKFNIVKEFFTNFLFQLINPLLFQSSILIRLLQICLFRSNNKLLFLTSSFVGWLIGHIFLMKLMGFPIVWFQQKGSIKSKLTKLIMGFDKYILLQLRYYGGQIFVVFVFVIFLHYLGRIPAPYFYRNTTGTAKIAEQDDEDQDEDQDEDQDEDMDMDAKSEIDVQRKAKAENIFSYLFSEKDKIFDNIKESDQNLQLGKPIVTTLFDYQRWIRPLRYIKNLHFENVVRDENSQFFFHICKSDGKERISFTYPPSLSIFQKMMEKKMNLFTKDKISNNDNDNDNELSNFWSYNHNEKKKKLINEFFKRAQFLDKNYKNLSPPDVFANSVRLCNDDMENKYLTKIYDPFLNGRFRGEIKKNFSPPERNSIFVNKIHGLLLSSNTNDPELEQKIDPELEQKIDPELEQKIDRFDRKFLFNEFGFFFNVINKFSEKPVSSLNFDRFYLFPEHEQVKKYSEEKKIKKEFLFDAIRTDEKNKTIFNSTNCTEINEIEKEVPRWSYKLIDEVQQLTESSAAEAEIRCARAERVVVFSAQTESLDFRIKNKHKSNIDDNGNSPKLHPETEFSLVKYSREPDFNRGIIKGSMRPQRRKTVTWKFFQSNAHSPTFLEIIDDYPFFFGELYDDILQYWKEYFRKPGTDNSEFLAFQKRMEHKHKEENKDEAESRLNEIEESWESILYGLRIRSFVLLFQSNLRKYIILPSLIITKNIIRILLLQDPEWLEDISDWRKEVHIKCTYQGVPVSDKKLPKDWFYDGIQIRILSPFVLKPWHKSKVRSTEKTEDPLKKKKRSTKKKNLWFLTAYGTQIESYLDYHVPNPFAFLGPIFKKITKYWKKDLKKRFFLVADVLHQGKDWFRTMLENIEKFKMESFLKSCLFGVQKSDELTEESTTNSIISTNSPMIGESPVIIESINLTNSSFTETRIKDLNVKTTRIIKQIEKMTEEMTEENKEEIITSEKNLNSNKLTYDGKRLELQKNLFQILKRRTVRLIRKSYSFLQIFMKRIYIDILLYIISIPRIHGQRFLDFLESIFNVNKSISNKKQNEQTFDKKNPIPLMSSIDKYCNITNLNSENSCDVPYLSQGYVFSKLAQIQVSNEYKYKFRSIFESHEHERSIFLKDEIKNYFSRIRAISDSKLGHNKLRDSAMNQWTSWLKIHYQYDLPLNIWSKLGSKKWRNKINEHRVAQNKDLIEYDSYGKSQLSLYTKQQVDLLEKKKKTQKQYRYDLFSYQFLNYVDNKKASIFGYRPPLQANKNQAISYNYNTSKNELFATISNICIKNYIVKDDINDIVKDDINDIVEDDINDIVEDDINDIVEDDIRDIVEDDIREKKKNLERKYLRRIRDVKIKKKTIRKRKPNPRSWFFSKLNILYNAYKKNPWIVPRKSLFLQFYGKEVKGVTNDLALGTKEYASGKDLNLSLSRFFGKTNDETLVNRTQKDIKAERDFLLDKYLGFYLNCDTDFQESMMNNINFYCLLFRLKKMKKFFIKSIKQGDLDIESMILVNNPTDFATTECRDNTELFDKLTFVIEPVRVSRKNLEQFFIYQTISLPLIHKSRRDILKRNSNKSRVDQKIRKNKDKNHYDLLVPENLFSTRRRRELRILISLNSRKALHRKRKNYNENKINNFSQVLAKNNDFDSETKKLMNLKLFLWPNYRLEDLACMNRYWFDTHNGSRFSLLRIRMYPRLKI